In Yoonia sp. R2331, the following proteins share a genomic window:
- the mgrA gene encoding L-glyceraldehyde 3-phosphate reductase yields MSTYQPAADRYDRMAYRRCGRSGVQLPAVSLGLWHNFGGDTPHEVKRAMCRTAFDHGITHFDLANNYGPPPGSAEHAFGSILAEDFKGLRDEMIISSKAGYYMWPGPYGELGSRKYLIASCDQSLKRMGLDYVDIFYSHRFDPNTPLEETMGALDHIVRSGRALYAGISSYNTEKTREAVSILNDLGTPCLIHQPSYNMFNRWVETDGLKDALQDLGVGSIAFTPLAQGMLTKKYLNGIPEDSRAAQDKSLAPGLITDQAIEAIKSLDSLAKSRGQTLAQMAIAWVLRDEGITTALIGASKPSQIEDCAGAVNSLLFSQEELDEIDRIASDQAINLWAASSNSDNAPNS; encoded by the coding sequence ATGTCTACCTATCAACCTGCCGCTGATCGCTATGATCGCATGGCCTATCGCAGATGCGGACGATCGGGGGTTCAACTGCCCGCCGTATCCCTTGGGCTTTGGCATAATTTCGGTGGCGATACGCCGCACGAGGTCAAGCGTGCCATGTGCCGCACGGCGTTTGACCATGGGATCACCCATTTCGACCTTGCCAACAACTACGGGCCGCCACCGGGCAGCGCTGAACATGCGTTTGGTTCGATTTTGGCTGAGGATTTCAAAGGGTTACGGGATGAGATGATCATCTCTTCCAAGGCCGGGTATTATATGTGGCCGGGGCCCTATGGCGAGTTGGGTAGCCGCAAGTATCTGATTGCGAGTTGTGATCAATCGCTCAAGCGCATGGGGCTGGATTACGTCGACATTTTCTATTCCCATCGGTTTGATCCCAATACACCGCTCGAAGAAACGATGGGCGCATTGGACCATATCGTGCGCTCAGGACGCGCACTTTATGCCGGGATCAGTTCCTACAACACCGAAAAAACGCGCGAAGCTGTGAGCATTCTCAACGACTTAGGTACGCCCTGTCTGATCCACCAGCCCAGCTACAACATGTTCAACCGGTGGGTCGAAACCGATGGGCTAAAGGACGCGTTGCAGGACTTGGGGGTTGGGTCGATCGCGTTTACGCCTTTGGCGCAAGGGATGCTCACCAAGAAATACCTGAATGGCATTCCAGAAGACAGCCGCGCCGCGCAGGACAAGTCATTGGCACCGGGGCTGATTACGGATCAGGCGATTGAAGCGATTAAAAGTTTGGATTCATTGGCAAAAAGCCGAGGTCAGACTTTGGCGCAGATGGCGATTGCATGGGTCTTGCGGGACGAAGGGATCACCACGGCGTTGATTGGTGCGAGCAAACCAAGCCAGATTGAGGATTGTGCTGGTGCGGTGAATAGCTTGTTGTTTTCACAAGAAGAATTGGATGAAATTGACCGGATCGCCTCCGATCAAGCAATCAATCTGTGGGCGGCGTCATCAAATTCGGACAATGCGCCGAATTCTTAA
- a CDS encoding sulfotransferase family 2 domain-containing protein, translating to MGIVDTAKRQLKALQDRTIPQRVVFHHVPKCGGTSAGRALRKRYLLSQATVKPEESFRAFEMFTGRTDREAMLVDVLDLREQMMLYLMAEDVRCVSLHVRFSKTAHDHFADRYKFVTLLREPVARFISHYNWSYQRDGAFGRIDEPLEAFLDTPRARQMGATYGEYFSAQPVGSDFASDASVAAAVANLKKMDVVGRLDDLPGFEAQLRGALGVRIKLGHENRKGAARPAHDTTITPELRARIATLCAPDISIWKSVTGAES from the coding sequence ATGGGCATTGTTGACACCGCGAAACGCCAACTGAAAGCGCTGCAGGATCGCACGATCCCGCAGCGCGTGGTGTTTCATCATGTGCCCAAATGCGGTGGAACCTCTGCCGGGCGGGCGCTGCGCAAGCGGTATCTGCTGAGCCAGGCCACGGTGAAACCCGAAGAGAGCTTTCGCGCGTTTGAGATGTTCACGGGCCGCACGGACCGAGAGGCGATGCTGGTCGATGTGTTGGATCTGCGCGAGCAGATGATGCTGTACCTGATGGCCGAGGATGTGCGGTGCGTGTCGCTGCATGTGCGGTTCAGCAAGACCGCACACGATCATTTCGCGGATCGCTACAAGTTCGTCACCTTGCTGCGCGAGCCGGTCGCGCGGTTCATTTCGCATTACAATTGGTCGTATCAGCGGGACGGGGCCTTTGGCCGGATTGATGAACCGTTGGAGGCGTTTCTGGATACACCCCGCGCGCGTCAAATGGGCGCGACCTATGGCGAGTATTTCAGCGCGCAGCCAGTTGGGTCCGATTTCGCCAGCGATGCATCGGTCGCGGCGGCTGTTGCAAATTTGAAGAAGATGGATGTGGTCGGGCGGCTTGATGATTTGCCCGGTTTTGAGGCGCAGTTGAGGGGGGCCTTGGGTGTCCGGATCAAGCTGGGCCACGAGAACCGCAAAGGTGCCGCCAGACCTGCGCATGACACGACAATCACACCCGAACTGCGCGCAAGGATCGCCACACTTTGTGCACCGGACATTTCCATTTGGAAGAGCGTCACGGGTGCCGAGTCTTGA
- the xylA gene encoding xylose isomerase — protein sequence MSYFDGIPAVTFEGEDSTNPLAFRHYNPDEIVMGKRMEEHLRFAVCYWHNFVWEGNDPFGGQTFERPWFPADTMELAKLKADAAFDMFRILGVPFYCFHDHDVRPEGGSLKESHDRLNEMADYMAAKMEAGGPKLLWGTANMFSNRRYMSGASTNPDPDVFAYCASTVKSCMDVTHRLGGENYVLWGGREGYETLLNTDLSRELEQMGRFLQMVVEYKHKIGFKGAILIEPKPQEPTKHQYDFDVATVYGFLKRFGLEDEVKVNIEQGHAILAGHSFEHELAMARALGIFGSIDMNRNDYQSGWDTDQFPNSTPEAALAYYEVLQAGGFTTGGTNFDAKLRRQSLDAEDLIAAHAGGMDICARGLKAAARMIEDDALEAPRRARYAGWETAGHLAQGQTLDGIAAQAEAANLNPQPVSGAQEKLENIVNRYV from the coding sequence ATGAGCTATTTTGACGGCATCCCCGCAGTAACGTTTGAAGGCGAAGACAGCACCAACCCATTGGCGTTTCGCCACTATAACCCTGACGAGATTGTCATGGGCAAGCGGATGGAAGAGCACCTGCGGTTTGCGGTCTGCTATTGGCACAACTTTGTCTGGGAAGGGAACGATCCCTTTGGCGGACAGACGTTTGAACGCCCGTGGTTTCCGGCGGACACGATGGAACTGGCGAAACTGAAGGCCGATGCGGCCTTTGACATGTTCCGCATTCTGGGTGTGCCATTTTATTGTTTTCACGACCATGATGTGCGGCCAGAAGGTGGCAGTCTGAAGGAAAGTCATGACCGGCTGAACGAGATGGCAGATTACATGGCCGCCAAGATGGAAGCGGGCGGGCCAAAGCTGTTGTGGGGCACCGCAAATATGTTTTCCAACCGGCGCTATATGTCCGGTGCCAGCACCAACCCGGACCCGGATGTCTTTGCCTATTGTGCCAGCACGGTGAAATCCTGCATGGACGTAACCCACCGGCTGGGGGGTGAGAATTACGTGCTGTGGGGTGGTCGCGAAGGGTATGAGACCCTGTTGAACACCGATCTGTCCCGCGAGTTGGAACAGATGGGCCGCTTTTTGCAGATGGTTGTGGAATACAAGCACAAGATCGGCTTCAAAGGCGCGATCCTGATCGAACCCAAGCCGCAAGAGCCGACAAAGCATCAGTATGACTTTGACGTGGCCACGGTTTACGGGTTCCTCAAGCGGTTCGGGCTGGAAGATGAGGTCAAGGTCAATATCGAACAAGGTCACGCCATTCTGGCAGGTCATTCGTTCGAGCATGAATTGGCAATGGCGCGGGCGCTGGGCATTTTCGGGTCCATTGATATGAACCGGAATGATTATCAGTCTGGCTGGGACACGGATCAGTTCCCGAACAGCACGCCCGAGGCGGCGCTGGCCTATTACGAGGTTTTGCAAGCAGGTGGGTTCACCACCGGTGGCACCAACTTTGACGCCAAGCTGCGTCGGCAGAGCCTTGATGCAGAAGACCTGATTGCCGCACATGCGGGTGGCATGGACATTTGCGCCCGCGGCCTGAAAGCAGCGGCCCGCATGATCGAGGATGACGCGCTGGAAGCGCCGCGCCGCGCGCGCTACGCCGGTTGGGAAACAGCCGGGCATTTGGCGCAAGGCCAGACCTTGGATGGGATCGCAGCACAAGCTGAAGCGGCCAATTTGAACCCGCAACCGGTGTCGGGCGCGCAGGAAAAGCTGGAAAACATCGTCAATCGCTATGTCTAA
- a CDS encoding TRAP transporter large permease — MTDGTWITIISLAVTLLFMLGTPVLLVIFYWVLGCSFVIGLPVDNIGNELLNVFSKGFALLAMPLFILTGDLINKSGIARRLSDFAYSCLGWLRGGLAMASIGACGLFAAISGSNSATTATIGSMLHPEMVKGGYDERFSAATAAAGGTVGIIIPPSIIFIVYGFLLNLPISDLFVAGIIPGTLMVLAMMVMCFVICTIRGWGYLIALSPMRVIKTAIGAWLGFFAIGLVLWGIYTGKFSPTEAAGVTVGFCVIVGLISYPLNKIMGTDSDTPVSERSVTSMFVVEGFTLPEIPSIVVRSAQITGILAPLIAVSVVMQQVLSSMGAQETIGGFVTSMGGYYPVLFTAMAMVFVAGMILESLPVTIILAPILAPIAASVGVDPVHFSVIFLVGASIGFITPPYGLNLYVASGVTGVPYFRLLPFSSLYLISLISVWIIVALTPSLALSLLPAR; from the coding sequence ATGACTGACGGAACCTGGATCACGATAATCTCGTTGGCAGTTACGCTGCTGTTCATGCTGGGCACGCCTGTGTTGCTGGTCATCTTCTATTGGGTGCTGGGCTGTTCGTTTGTTATTGGACTGCCGGTCGACAACATCGGGAACGAATTGCTGAACGTGTTCAGCAAGGGCTTTGCCCTGTTGGCAATGCCGCTCTTCATCCTGACAGGTGACTTGATCAACAAGTCTGGCATTGCGCGAAGGCTTTCGGATTTTGCCTATTCCTGTTTGGGCTGGTTGCGCGGCGGACTGGCGATGGCGTCCATCGGGGCCTGTGGTCTGTTTGCTGCGATCTCGGGTTCGAACTCTGCCACGACGGCGACAATCGGCTCTATGTTGCACCCAGAGATGGTCAAGGGTGGCTATGACGAGCGGTTCTCTGCCGCGACGGCAGCCGCCGGTGGTACGGTGGGGATCATCATCCCGCCGTCGATCATCTTTATCGTTTATGGTTTTTTGCTGAACTTGCCGATTTCTGATCTGTTCGTTGCAGGGATCATCCCCGGCACGCTGATGGTGCTGGCGATGATGGTGATGTGCTTTGTGATCTGCACGATCCGTGGCTGGGGCTATCTGATCGCACTCAGCCCGATGCGGGTGATCAAAACCGCCATTGGCGCGTGGCTGGGATTCTTTGCCATCGGCCTGGTGCTTTGGGGCATCTATACTGGCAAATTCTCACCTACAGAGGCGGCAGGTGTGACCGTTGGCTTCTGTGTAATCGTGGGTTTGATCAGCTATCCGTTGAACAAGATCATGGGTACAGATTCCGACACGCCTGTATCAGAGCGGTCGGTGACATCGATGTTCGTGGTAGAAGGCTTCACCTTGCCAGAAATCCCGTCCATCGTGGTACGTTCCGCGCAGATCACGGGTATTCTGGCCCCGCTGATCGCGGTGTCGGTTGTGATGCAGCAGGTGCTGTCCTCGATGGGTGCACAGGAAACCATAGGTGGTTTTGTGACCAGCATGGGCGGCTATTATCCGGTGTTGTTCACGGCGATGGCGATGGTCTTTGTGGCGGGCATGATACTTGAATCACTGCCGGTGACGATCATTCTGGCACCGATTCTTGCGCCGATTGCAGCCTCTGTTGGGGTGGATCCGGTCCACTTTTCGGTGATTTTCCTGGTGGGTGCATCCATCGGCTTTATCACGCCGCCGTATGGCTTGAACCTCTATGTGGCGTCGGGTGTGACGGGTGTGCCGTACTTTAGGCTCTTGCCATTTAGCTCACTTTACCTGATTTCATTGATCAGTGTGTGGATTATCGTCGCACTGACACCGTCATTGGCGCTGTCGCTGCTTCCGGCCCGCTAG
- a CDS encoding lipopolysaccharide biosynthesis protein: MTAERKEKGLLGDISRTLTGNLVFAAAQWFIIIVVARLGSPEQVGYVTLAAAIVTPIFALTGLSLRDARSVDVRGGHSDHDYMLLRIMMNTTAVLLSGVVILGFYGDRPGAVVFAALGLVLTKVPHTQSLLHYGIAQTRGRFDVIVTSQVLRGLLGVMCFGVVFAFTGSVGAGFVAQSICWAVVLILAERRPLARDGVAFGLGRIDLPKVRRALALMVWMLPLAIAGVLQVVSLYVPRLVLAEYVSFEALGLFGAIYYFLTAIQTVIRSISQASVSRMAKAEASGNRSRFWRITGIVLAANAVLGLFIIAGAYAVGEWVVAAVYGAAYVDLFLILMVAVTAALQLIMGVTQYTMLASHHFWLRMWVNGICLVAAIGLSFLFIPASGVTGAAWVILWVSVIRLVLGLAVLGWSMTRPSTPQSGDADATP, translated from the coding sequence TTGACGGCTGAACGCAAAGAGAAGGGGCTGCTTGGCGATATCAGCAGAACCCTGACGGGCAATCTGGTTTTTGCAGCGGCGCAGTGGTTCATCATCATTGTGGTGGCGCGTCTGGGATCGCCCGAGCAGGTGGGCTATGTGACGTTGGCCGCTGCCATTGTTACACCCATTTTTGCGCTGACGGGATTGTCGCTGCGGGATGCCCGGTCCGTCGATGTGCGTGGTGGGCACAGTGATCATGACTATATGCTGTTGCGGATCATGATGAACACCACCGCCGTCTTATTGTCGGGCGTTGTGATCCTTGGCTTTTATGGCGACCGGCCCGGTGCGGTCGTTTTTGCCGCTCTGGGTTTGGTGCTGACCAAAGTGCCGCATACGCAATCGCTTTTGCATTATGGCATCGCGCAGACGCGGGGGAGGTTCGATGTAATTGTCACCAGTCAGGTCTTGCGCGGGCTGCTTGGGGTGATGTGCTTTGGCGTCGTTTTTGCATTCACTGGCAGCGTCGGTGCCGGGTTTGTTGCGCAGTCCATCTGTTGGGCGGTTGTCCTGATTTTGGCCGAGCGGAGGCCGCTTGCCCGCGACGGGGTCGCCTTTGGGTTGGGGCGGATCGACTTGCCGAAGGTCCGGCGCGCGCTGGCGCTGATGGTTTGGATGTTGCCGTTGGCGATTGCGGGCGTCTTGCAGGTGGTTTCGCTTTATGTGCCGCGGTTGGTGCTGGCCGAATATGTGTCGTTCGAGGCGCTGGGCTTGTTCGGGGCCATTTACTATTTCCTGACCGCCATTCAGACGGTGATCCGCAGCATCTCTCAGGCCTCGGTGTCGCGGATGGCCAAGGCCGAGGCGTCTGGCAACCGGTCGCGCTTTTGGCGGATCACCGGGATCGTTTTGGCGGCAAACGCGGTGCTGGGGCTATTCATCATTGCCGGGGCTTATGCTGTCGGGGAATGGGTTGTCGCGGCGGTCTATGGGGCCGCTTATGTCGATCTGTTCCTGATCCTGATGGTGGCCGTTACCGCAGCGTTGCAGCTGATCATGGGTGTGACGCAATACACGATGCTTGCCAGCCATCACTTTTGGCTGCGGATGTGGGTCAATGGCATTTGCCTTGTTGCGGCGATTGGGTTGTCCTTTTTGTTCATCCCGGCGAGTGGCGTGACAGGTGCCGCTTGGGTGATCCTTTGGGTGTCCGTCATCCGGCTGGTGCTGGGGCTGGCGGTTCTGGGATGGTCGATGACCCGTCCTTCAACACCGCAATCAGGTGATGCAGATGCAACGCCCTGA
- a CDS encoding TRAP transporter small permease, translating to MSIWSDAGTILAATFTGDIDFQTVNAFRSNAAWLVFGPMTALAAVIVYYIYKAVPFLDRHLERTIVVWTYIVIAGIIFVGVLQRFLPFLPGQPPWSTTVPPLLFMVMAWFGCSFNVRLRTHLSFSEFRSKMQPRMQMTMLSLDAVLWFIFCLIVVVTTARVTVNAISNFMIVPGTNNLMLWWFVVTVPIAFSLMAARVLQNFVEDIGKYRRGDPLIEQSVIGGDV from the coding sequence ATGTCGATATGGTCAGACGCAGGAACAATTCTGGCGGCGACATTTACCGGGGACATTGACTTTCAAACGGTCAATGCATTCAGGTCAAACGCCGCTTGGCTTGTTTTTGGACCGATGACTGCTTTGGCAGCGGTCATCGTCTATTACATCTACAAGGCGGTTCCGTTCCTGGATCGGCATCTGGAACGGACCATCGTGGTCTGGACCTATATCGTGATCGCAGGGATCATCTTTGTTGGCGTGCTGCAGCGCTTTCTGCCGTTTCTGCCCGGACAGCCACCCTGGTCCACGACCGTGCCGCCGCTCTTGTTCATGGTCATGGCTTGGTTCGGGTGTTCCTTTAACGTCCGACTGCGCACGCATCTGTCGTTCAGTGAATTCCGGTCAAAGATGCAGCCACGCATGCAAATGACGATGCTGTCGCTTGACGCGGTTCTGTGGTTCATTTTCTGCCTGATTGTCGTGGTCACGACCGCGCGCGTGACGGTCAATGCGATTTCCAACTTCATGATCGTGCCCGGGACCAACAATCTGATGTTGTGGTGGTTTGTTGTCACCGTGCCGATTGCTTTCTCGCTGATGGCCGCGCGCGTACTGCAGAACTTTGTCGAGGATATCGGCAAGTATCGCCGGGGTGACCCGCTGATCGAACAATCCGTGATCGGAGGAGATGTGTGA
- a CDS encoding TRAP transporter substrate-binding protein, translating into MKLQKNLSGISRRDLFKLAGQYGMSSTLLAAGSFGGAMSLANLANAAESTYEKRFAKEAKFTLKFGAAGFNQRNLLIERAGCLEFARDLESRTDGEIRVEFIGDNQICGQTSCVEKTQQGITDIYAASTQNSAGGAPYLNVLDYAYMFRNRADQYYFMYSPESQALLREPYERNHGLKFLFSHAELRGIQLGLAWEDKDTVTSVEQLFGTKNRVTGTQLGRIAMTALNLNPVPVAWEETLDGLKQGLIDGAETWASAVAYANMSPVVSQSVHLNFFCGTEHTAMSASVFDSLGGELQDAVMESAYLAQVHVQAANEAALVKTVGQSDPQLPGTIFAENNVRNAFLSDAEIKKAEEMCSPEFQPQLWEEWRERINGWQGGADTYQEIYDTVRQLPGDTLPENVEPRRWWKA; encoded by the coding sequence ATGAAGTTGCAGAAAAACCTTAGCGGCATCTCGCGCCGCGACCTGTTTAAGCTGGCTGGTCAATACGGGATGAGTTCGACGCTGCTTGCTGCCGGTAGCTTTGGCGGTGCGATGAGCTTGGCAAACCTGGCGAATGCTGCGGAATCGACCTACGAGAAACGTTTTGCCAAAGAAGCGAAATTCACGCTGAAGTTTGGCGCAGCCGGCTTCAACCAGCGCAACCTGCTGATCGAGCGGGCCGGGTGCTTGGAATTCGCACGTGACCTTGAAAGCCGCACAGACGGCGAAATCCGGGTCGAGTTCATCGGCGACAACCAGATCTGTGGTCAGACATCCTGTGTTGAAAAGACGCAGCAGGGCATCACCGATATCTATGCAGCATCCACCCAAAACTCTGCCGGTGGTGCGCCCTATCTGAACGTGTTGGACTATGCCTACATGTTCCGTAACCGCGCCGATCAGTACTATTTCATGTACAGCCCGGAATCGCAGGCGCTGCTGCGCGAGCCCTATGAGCGTAACCACGGCCTGAAATTCCTGTTCAGCCACGCAGAACTGCGCGGCATCCAGCTGGGTCTGGCATGGGAAGACAAGGACACCGTCACCAGCGTTGAGCAACTGTTTGGCACAAAGAACCGTGTGACAGGCACGCAGTTGGGTCGGATCGCGATGACCGCGCTGAACCTGAACCCGGTTCCGGTGGCTTGGGAAGAAACGCTTGATGGTCTCAAGCAGGGTCTGATCGACGGTGCTGAAACCTGGGCGTCTGCCGTGGCCTATGCCAACATGTCGCCTGTTGTGTCGCAGTCAGTTCACCTGAACTTCTTCTGCGGAACAGAGCACACCGCGATGTCCGCATCTGTCTTCGACAGCCTTGGTGGCGAATTGCAGGATGCGGTGATGGAATCGGCCTATCTGGCACAGGTCCACGTGCAAGCCGCCAACGAAGCGGCGCTGGTCAAGACCGTGGGTCAGTCCGATCCACAGCTGCCCGGCACCATCTTCGCAGAGAACAACGTACGCAACGCGTTCTTGTCTGATGCAGAGATCAAAAAGGCAGAAGAAATGTGCTCGCCCGAGTTCCAGCCCCAGCTTTGGGAAGAATGGCGCGAGCGTATCAACGGTTGGCAGGGTGGCGCAGACACCTATCAGGAGATTTATGACACGGTGCGTCAGCTTCCTGGTGACACATTGCCAGAGAACGTTGAGCCCCGCCGCTGGTGGAAGGCATAA
- a CDS encoding IclR family transcriptional regulator, translating to MPDDQSVTERGQIPTNLRLLAVIEEVVRAGVPVTPSAVNDVLGLPKPTVHRLFATAEQQGFLQRDIDGRSYGPGPRLRRLAVDTMTSERVRALRLAVLQRVAEKVGETCNLAIPDRDGMFYLDRVETHWPLRINLPVGSQVPFHCTASGKMHLSCLRSDYLDRLLNSLALRQMTKKTITDTGILRQELAASRENGYATDNEEFMEGMSAIAVPVKDRRGRLLATLSVHAPVQRHTLASLKGHLDTLIDAAAELSDIAAE from the coding sequence ATGCCAGATGACCAAAGCGTAACAGAACGAGGGCAAATTCCCACGAACTTGCGACTTTTGGCAGTCATCGAAGAGGTGGTCCGCGCAGGTGTGCCGGTCACACCTTCGGCGGTGAACGACGTGCTGGGCTTACCAAAACCCACGGTTCACCGCCTGTTTGCCACAGCTGAGCAGCAGGGTTTTCTGCAACGCGACATTGACGGCCGGTCCTATGGGCCGGGGCCACGATTGCGGCGGCTGGCGGTAGACACGATGACATCCGAACGGGTGCGGGCCTTGCGCCTGGCCGTGCTGCAGCGTGTGGCTGAAAAAGTGGGCGAGACCTGTAATCTGGCGATACCGGACCGGGACGGCATGTTCTATCTGGACCGGGTTGAAACGCATTGGCCGTTGCGGATCAACCTGCCTGTCGGAAGTCAGGTGCCGTTTCATTGCACGGCCAGTGGCAAGATGCATTTGTCCTGTTTGCGCAGCGACTATCTGGATCGGTTGCTGAACAGTCTGGCCTTACGGCAAATGACCAAAAAGACCATCACCGACACCGGGATTTTGCGTCAGGAATTGGCAGCGTCTCGCGAGAACGGATATGCCACCGACAATGAAGAATTCATGGAAGGTATGTCTGCAATTGCGGTGCCTGTGAAGGATCGGCGCGGTCGATTGCTGGCGACGCTTTCGGTCCACGCGCCTGTGCAGCGACACACATTGGCGTCACTGAAGGGGCATCTGGACACCCTTATTGACGCAGCAGCAGAGCTGAGCGACATCGCTGCGGAATAG
- a CDS encoding LacI family DNA-binding transcriptional regulator: protein MPRPTIHDVAAAAKVSLATVDRVLNDRGGVAAKSVEKVLNAVDKTGYVRDQTAANLSRKRAEKFTFVLPGAPTAFLERLRFSLQQEAERLQADRIDFEERTSNSFDTDATATTLQHLMHNPYGCVAVMAPDGPAVRAEVTRLTEAGVKVITLVSDLPGSERRAFVGIDNLAAGRAAARFMGRFMKQDQGLVKVIVGSMAARDHMERLMGFQQIMRDYYPQIEVLPVVEGYDEPDRINEITRRALTDPLTGIYHTGAGNRGLADALRAHDGPRPTVIVHELTPQTRNGLHDDLFDLVIDQDPARAARRAITLMRDLSAGRPVAVTDGDIPLNIFIKENTP from the coding sequence ATGCCCCGCCCGACCATTCATGATGTTGCCGCCGCAGCCAAAGTCAGTCTTGCGACCGTTGACCGCGTTCTGAACGATCGTGGCGGCGTGGCTGCGAAATCTGTCGAAAAAGTGCTGAATGCCGTTGATAAGACCGGATATGTCCGGGATCAGACAGCGGCCAACCTGTCACGCAAGCGGGCGGAAAAGTTCACATTCGTCCTGCCTGGCGCACCGACCGCGTTTCTGGAGCGGCTACGCTTTTCGTTGCAACAAGAAGCGGAGCGATTGCAGGCCGATCGCATTGATTTTGAGGAACGCACCTCAAATTCCTTTGATACGGATGCAACAGCCACAACCCTGCAACATCTTATGCACAACCCATATGGGTGCGTGGCCGTCATGGCGCCTGACGGCCCTGCGGTGCGCGCCGAGGTGACGCGCCTGACAGAGGCCGGGGTCAAGGTGATTACCCTGGTGTCTGATCTGCCGGGCAGCGAGCGACGCGCGTTTGTCGGAATTGACAATCTTGCGGCAGGTCGCGCCGCCGCCCGCTTTATGGGCCGATTTATGAAGCAGGATCAGGGGCTTGTGAAAGTCATTGTCGGGTCGATGGCCGCACGTGACCATATGGAGCGTCTGATGGGGTTTCAGCAGATCATGCGGGATTACTATCCGCAGATCGAGGTTCTTCCGGTGGTCGAAGGATATGATGAACCGGATCGGATCAATGAAATTACCCGCCGCGCGTTAACGGACCCGTTAACCGGTATCTATCACACCGGCGCCGGAAACCGGGGTCTGGCCGACGCCTTGCGGGCGCACGACGGTCCGCGCCCCACTGTGATCGTACATGAGCTTACCCCGCAGACCCGCAACGGTCTGCATGACGACCTGTTTGATCTGGTGATTGATCAAGACCCCGCCCGCGCGGCCCGCCGCGCGATAACCCTGATGCGCGACCTGTCCGCAGGCCGCCCTGTGGCCGTGACCGATGGCGACATCCCCCTGAACATCTTTATCAAAGAGAACACACCATGA